The Ovis canadensis isolate MfBH-ARS-UI-01 breed Bighorn chromosome 13, ARS-UI_OviCan_v2, whole genome shotgun sequence genome includes a region encoding these proteins:
- the FAM110A gene encoding protein FAM110A — MPVDTLTPGARDTPALPIRLRTKVPGYLLRRPADGGARKPSAVERLEADKAKYVKSLHVANTRQEPVQPLLCKQPLFSPGTRRTVLTPSRRALPGPGRRPQLDVDILSSLINLCDSPVSPAEASRTPGWAEGARQPPPATPPRPPPSIAAVRRVDVLPLPASPVQPCPSPGPAAASSPVRPPGLQRSKSDLSERFSRAAADLERFFNFCGLDPEEAQGLGVAHLARASSDIVSLAGPSAGPASSEGDCSRRSSVTIEDRARERVPYGVSVIERNARVIKWLYGLRQARESPAAEG; from the coding sequence ATGCCTGTGGACACGCTGACTCCGGGAGCCCGGGACACCCCTGCCCTACCTATCCGCCTACGGACCAAGGTTCCTGGCTACCTGCTCCGGCGGCCAGCGGACGGTGGAGCCCGGAAACCTAGTGCTGTCGAGCGCCTGGAGGCCGACAAGGCCAAGTACGTCAAGAGCCTGCATGTGGCCAACACTCGTCAGGAGCCTGTGCAGCCCCTGCTGTGCAAACAGCCCCTCTTCAGCCCTGGAACTCGCCGCACCGTGCTCACACCTAGCCGCCGAGCCCTGCCTGGTCCCGGCCGCCGGCCCCAGCTGGACGTGGACATCCTTAGCAGCCTCATCAACTTGTGTGATAGTCCTGTGTCCCCTGCCGAGGCCAGCCGTACCCCTGGATGGGCTGAGGGGGCCAGGCAGCCTCCCCCGGCCACGCCTCCACGCCCACCGCCGAGTATTGCTGCAGTCCGGCGAGTGGACGTCCTGCCCCTGCCGGCGTCCCCTGTCCAGCCCTGCCCATCGCCAGGCCCTGCCGCTGCCTCTAGCCCAGTCAGGCCCCCAGGTTTGCAGCGCTCCAAGTCGGACCTGAGTGAGCGCTTCTCACGGGCAGCAGCTGACCTGGAGCGATTCTTTAACTTCTGTGGCCTGGACCCGGAGGAGGCACAGGGATTGGGTGTGGCCCACCTAGCGCGGGCCAGCTCAGACATCGTGTCGCTGGCGGGGCCCAGTGCTGGGCCAGCCAGCTCCGAGGGGGACTGCTCCCGCCGTAGCTCTGTCACCATCGAGGATCGGGCTCGGGAGCGTGTCCCCTATGGCGTGTCAGTGATAGAGCGCAACGCCCGCGTAATCAAATGGCTGTATGGGTTGCGGCAGGCGCGGGAGTCTCCAGCAGCTGAAGGCTAG